A genomic stretch from Chelmon rostratus isolate fCheRos1 chromosome 14, fCheRos1.pri, whole genome shotgun sequence includes:
- the si:dkeyp-69c1.9 gene encoding uncharacterized protein si:dkeyp-69c1.9 has translation MPTYDTPVAAMNYFSLVDPTGGNRRRWQDFSSTRTLLLRWRPHPEKLSALDLSHNQTEETVSPRTHSRAPTVLIPHPRDKQEQETAEGTVSKGRTSRKATVRRTPALPQPDNIAINPAFRIEFSTVQREAYPCWPIMNPRCAGRLRVASSGQPNMTSD, from the exons ATGCCAACCTACGACACCCCAGTCGCCGCCATGAATTATTTCTCCCTAGTCGACCCTACAGGGGGGAACCGCCGACGGTGGCAG GATTTCTCCTCTACCCGGACACTCCTGCTAAGATGGAGACCACATCCCGAGAAGCTTTCTGCTTTAGACCTGTCCCACAACCAGACAGAG GAGACCGTGTCGCCCAGAACACACAGCAGGGCTCCCACCGTTCTCATCCCACATCCTCGAgacaaacaggaacaggaaacagcagaagGGACGGTGAGCAAGGGGAGGACGAGCAGGAAGGCAACTGT AAGGCGTACACCTGCCCTCCCGCAGCCAGACAACATCGCCATCAACCCTGCCTTCAG GATCGAGTTCAGCACGGTCCAAAGAGAGGCTTACCCTTGTTGGCCCATCATGAATCCCAGGTGTGCTGGCAGGCTGAGAGTGGCCTCGTCCGGTCAGCCAAACATGACTTCTGACTGA
- the trpc6a gene encoding short transient receptor potential channel 6a, translating to MNHRLAAVHHNSRPVDYTDSPRARSRDNLLMYDDFGEESCCPGRCLGHSSSERQLLARLSAVKRRQALRGPAYMFTAPSISLSEVEQRFLEAAEYGNIPEVRRMLLHVPNLNVNAVDYMGQNALQLAVANEHLEVTELLLGREDLSRVGDALLLAISKGYVRITEALLCHPAFRDAHRLTASPAQADMLDDFYAYDEDGTRFSHDVTPVILAAHCQEYEIVYTLLNKGARIDPPHDYFCGCDSCNYQQQFDSFSHSRSRINAYRGLASPAYLSLSNEDPVLAALELSNELAMLANIEKEFKNDYCCLSSQCKDYVVGLLDLCRSTEEVDAILSGEMDSEDSYDVPGRPSLTRLKLAIKYELKKFVAHPNCQQQLLSIWYENLPGLRQQTTAVKLLVVLAVAIGLPGLAVAYWIAPCSRVGRVMRSPFMKFVAHASSFTIFLGLLILNAADRFAGTTLLPNMTHHQHPGGSQFDPLLLYRMTTTPFTWMEILIISWVMGMIWAEVKEIWSQGPGEYLMEPWNFLDFGMLAIFLASFSCRFSTLRHAGLAQTYVHRHHTTLINVTLPPEIHYFTLARIDWLPSDPQLVSEGLYAVAVVLSFSRIAYILPANESFGPLQISLGRTVKDIFKFMVIFILVFLAFMIGMFNLYSYYLGAKQNDAFTTLEESFKTLFWAIFGLSEVRSVVINNGHKFIENIGYVLYGVYNVTMVIVLLNMLIAMINSSFQEIEDDADVEWKFARAKLWFSYFEEGRTLPVPFNLVPSPKSILGLAMAVKSLLLEYAAGHSEEKAGTQLDQLGEGKNSGSFGASTSPTRYQKIMKRLIKRYIIKARADRESDEITEGELKEIKQDISSLRYELLEEKSQNMETLDGLLRRLGEISTPSE from the exons ATGAACCACAGACTGGCAGCGGTTCATCATAACAGCCGACCTGTGGACTACACCGACAGCCCCAGGGCTCGGAGCCGTGACAACCTGCTCATGTACGATGACTTTGGAGAGGAGAGCTGTTGCCCTGGACGATGCCTCGG ccacagcagctctgagagaCAGCTCTTGGCTCGTCTCAGTGCTGTTAAACGACGCCAGGCTCTTCGTGGTCCTGCCTACATGTTCACAGCCCCTTCAATCAGCCTGTCAGAGGTTGAGCAGCGTTTCCTGGAGGCGGCGGAGTACGGCAACATACCAGAGGTACGGCGCATGCTGCTCCACGTGCCCAACTTGAACGTCAATGCCGTGGACTACATGGGCCAGAATGCATTGCAACTGGCTGTGGCCAACGAACATCTGGAGGTGACAGAGCTGTTGCTGGGGAGGGAGGATTTGTCCAGAGTGGGTGACGCCCTCCTGTTAGCCATAA GTAAAGGCTACGTTCGCATCACAGAGGCCCTGTTGTGTCACCCGGCGTTTAGAGATGCCCATCGTCTGACAGCGAGCCCCGCTCAAGCAGACATGTTGGATGACTTCTATGCTTATGATGAGGACGGGACGAG GTTCTCTCATGATGTTACTCCAGTGATCCTTGCAGCGCACTGCCAGGAGTACGAGATAGTTTACACCCTGCTGAATAAAGGGGCTCGCATTGATCCTCCTCATGATTACTTCTGTGGCTGCGACTCCTGTAACTaccagcagcagtttgactcCTTCAGCCACTCACGATCGAGGATCAACGCCTACCGAGGACTCGCAAGTCCTGCTTACCTCTCCCTCTCCAATGAGGACCCGGTGCTGGCAGCCCTGGAGCTCAGCAACGAACTGGCCATGCTGGCTAATATTGAGAAAGAATTTAAG AACGACTACTGCTGCCTGTCGAGCCAGTGTAAGGACTACGTGGTGGGCCTTCTGGATCTGTGTCGCAGCACTGAGGAGGTGGACGCCATACTGAGTGGAGAAATGGACTCTGAAGACAGCTATGATGTACCGGGTCGCCCCTCCCTCACACGGCTCAAATTAGCCATCAAGTACGAACTCAAAAAG TTTGTGGCTCATCCTAACTGCCAGCAACAGCTGCTGAGTATCTGGTATGAGAATCTGCCTGGCCTGAGACAACAAACCACTGCTGTCAaactgctggtggtgctggCGGTGGCTATAGGACTGCCTGGCCTGGCTGTGGCTTACTGGATCGCTCCGTGCAGCAGA GTGGGGAGGGTGATGCGGAGCCCCTTCATGAAGTTTGTGGCTCACGCCTCATCCTTCACAATTTTTCTGGGTCTTCTGATCCTGAACGCCGCTGACCGTTTCGCGGGCACCACCCTGTTGCCGAACATGACCCACCATCAGCACCCCGGAGGATCCCAGTTCGACCCGCTGCTGCTCTACCGCATGACCACGACGCCCTTCACGTGGATGGAGATCCTTATCATTTCATGGGTCATGG GCATGATCTGGGCTGAGGTGAAGGAGATCTGGAGTCAAGGGCCGGGGGAGTACCTGATGGAACCGTGGAACTTCCTGGACTTTGGGATGCTGGCAATCTTCCTCGCCTCCTTCAGCTGCCGCTTCTCCACTCTGAGACACGCTGGCTTAGCCCAGACCTATGTACACAGACACCACACCACACTGATTAATGTCACGCTGCCTCCTGAGATACACTACTTTACACTGG CACGTATCGACTGGTTGCCGTCAGATCCCCAGCTGGTGTCGGAGGGCCTGTACGCGGTCGCGGTGGTGCTGAGCTTCTCTCGGATTGCTTACATCCTCCCAGCCAATGAGAGCTTTGGCCCGCTGCAGATCTCTTTGGGGAGGACTGTCAAGGACATCTTCAAGTTCATGGTCATCTTCATCTTGGTTTTTCTGGCGTTCATGATCGGCATGTTCAACCTCTACTCTTATTACCTGGGGGCGAAGCAGAATGACGCCTTCACCAC CCTGGAGGAGAGCTTCAAGACGCTGTTCTGGGCTATATTTGGACTGTCCGAGGTCAGGTCTGTCGTGATCAATAACGGACACAAATTCATCGAGAACATTGGCTACGTGCTGTATGGGGTTTACAACGTTACCATGGTGATAGTGCTGCTCAACATGCTCATCGCCATGATTAACAGTTCCTTCCAGGAGATTGAG gATGATGCTGATGTTGAATGGAAATTTGCTCGAGCCAAGCTATGGTTCTCCTATTTTGAGGAGGGGCGGACGCTCCCTGTGCCCTTCAACCTGGTCCCCAGTCCAAAATCTATCCTGGGACTGGCCATGGCCGTCAAGTCCCTGCTCCTGGAGTACGCAGCGGGTCACAGTGAGGAGAAAGCTGGGACCCAGCTCGACCAG CTCGGAGAAGGCAAAAATTCAGGTTCATTCGGTGCTTCTACCAGCCCAACCAGATACCAG AAGATCATGAAGCGACTGATAAAGCGTTACATCATCAAAGCCcgagcagacagagagagtgacgAGATCACTGAAG gcGAGCTGAAAGAGATAAAGCAGGACATCTCCAGTCTGCGAtatgagctgctggaggagaagtcACAGAACATGGAGACACTGGACGGACTGCTGAGGAGGCTGGGAGAGATCAGTACACCTTCAGAGTAG
- the arhgap42a gene encoding rho GTPase-activating protein 42 isoform X2 produces MGLPTLEFSDSFLDSPEFRERLQCHEIELERTNRFIKDLIKDGNMLVSALRSLSLAVQRFSQSLQEFQFECIGDAETDDEISIAQSLKEFSQLLSTMEEERKRLIQNADDVLISPLERFRKEQIGAVKGKKQFDKETERYYSVLEKHLSLSPKKKESHLHEADSQMSKDRQVFYDASLQYVFKIQEVQERKKFEFVEPLLAFLQGLFTFYHEGYELASEFEPYKQQLQFNLQNARNNFESTRAEVERLMKRIQSAEEDFKAPTCYTMEGYLYIQEKRPLGSVWTRYYCTYQKSSKIFTMSNRESKPASRQNGVVNGPPEMFNLQSCVRRKRDSIDKRFCFDIEVVERHSVITLQALSEANRRLWMEAMDGKEPIYTLPSLLGKKEETFLNEVGLNFVKRCIELVETTDINTLGLYRIEGSNSKVQRLMKSVFASTAPANMQLDADNWDNITTITSGLKNYFRCLAEPLLTYRLHKEFIKAAKHDDQKYRVRAIHALVHKLPEKNKAMLDLLTSHLHKVSCHSGQNMMTVSNLGRMFGLTLMRSQEETVAAMMNMKFQNIVVEIIIENHHKIFSEAPDLSVPLSPSSRSTPRRNKVICLSSGKRKARLYSPALCLADNDSDTFSSSSSTTPMGSQESLSSHSSEKNGFSQTSGPSSPAIEPDLSTTAQVSPPVASSCSPSRNSSNGNDQKHSTDVAASPHLTPSSRTSSQLTPAQLTSSVSSSMSSLLSAERTLSVKENSTASMSSVKESRSPSVASLSSASIQHSSVERASSLREGRPMQRVSSVSSVKSTHSVDQRNASPTVTETRVTDSTSPQQCRKNYRTASSSSSSSSSLFPYRLSTSSSLTSLHISEDYKSCYGSVQSLMSLEPQEATRTRKTSHIRCGSDIMGKRSAAMTSSNGYQKPGSVLSVRLPERESSVFSSALDICSSGKEAKALYSCEAEHSHELSFPQGALFSNVYPSVEPGWLQATYKGKTGLIPENYITYM; encoded by the exons ATGGGTCTGCCGACGCTGGAGTTCAGTGATTCTTTCCTGGACAGCCCGGAGTTCAGAGAGCGACTGCAGTGCCATGAGATAGAGCTGGAGCGCACCAACAGGTTTATAAAAGACCTCATCAAAGATGGAAACATGCTCGTTTCTGCGCTCAGAA gTCTTTCTCTTGCTGTTCAACGGTTCTCTCAGTCTCTGCAGGAGTTCCAGTTTGAATGTATTGGAGATGCTGAGACTGATGATGAGATCAGTATTG CACAGTCCTTGAAGGAGTTCTCTCAGCTGTTGAGCACcatggaggaggaaagaaaacgACTG ATCCAGAACGCCGATGACGTGTTGATCTCACCACTTGAGAGGTTTCGTAAGGAGCAGATTGGAGCTGTTAAG GGAAAGAAGCAGTttgacaaagagacagagaggtacTACTCTGTTCTGGAGAAACACCTCAGCCTGTCCCCCAAAAAGAAGGAATCGCATCTACACGAG GCTGATTCACAGATGAGTAAGGACAGGCAGGTTTTttatgatgcatcgctgcagtATGTCTTCAAGATCCAAGAagtgcaggagagaaagaagttTGAATTTGTGGAGCCG TTATTAGCCTTCCTGCAGGGTTTATTTACATTCTACCATGAGGGCTACGAACTGGCCAGTGAGTTTGAACCCTacaagcagcagcttcagttcaaCCTACAGAAT GCTCGCAATAACTTTGAAAGTACGCGTGCTGAGGTTGAGAGGCTGATGAAGAGGATCcagtctgcagaggaagacttCAAAGCCCCCACCTGCTATACCATGGAGGGATATCTGTACATACAGGAGAAAC GTCCATTGGGGAGTGTGTGGACCAGATACTACTGTACTTATCAAAAAAGTTCCAAGATATTCACCATGAGCAACAGAGAGTCCAAACCAGCCAGCAGACAG AACGGCGTGGTGAATGGCCCACCCGAGATGTTCAATCTGCAGTCGTGtgtcaggaggaagagggattCAATCGACAAACGCTTCTGCTTCGACATCGAGGTGGTGGAGAG ACACAGCGTCATCACCCTGCAAGCTCTCTCTGAGGCAAACAGGCGGCTGTGGATGGAGGCAATGGATGGAAAAGAACCT ATTTACACTCTGCCTTCTTTGCTGGGTAAAAAGGAGGAGA CATTTCTCAACGAAGTGGGCCTCAACTTTGTTAAGAGGTGTATCGAGCTAGTTGAAACAACAG acatTAACACCTTGGGACTGTACAGGATTGAAGGCTCGAACTCCAAAGTGCAGCGGTTGATGAAGAGTGTGTTTG CATCCACAGCTCCCGCTAACATGCAGCTCGACGCAGACAACTGGGACaacatcaccaccatcaccagcGGCCTAAAGAATTATTTCAG GTGTCTGGCAGAACCACTACTGACCTACAGACTGCATAAAGAATTCATAAAGGCTGCAA AGCATGATGACCAGAAGTACAGAGTGAGAGCAATTCATGCACTTGTTCATAAActaccagaaaaaaacaaagcaatgttgGACCTCTTAACAAGCCACCTCCACAA GGTGTCCTGTCACAGTGGCCAGAACATGATGACTGTGTCCAACCTGGGGAGGATGTTCGGCCTCACGTTGATGAGGTCTCAGGAAGAGACGGTGGCCGCCATGATGAACATGAAGTTTCAGAATATTGTGGTTGAGATTATCATTGAAAACCACCACAAG ATTTTCAGTGAGGCCCCAGACTTGTCAGTGCCGCTATCTCCGTCCTCTCGGTCGACCCCTCGGAGGAACAAGgtcatctgtctgtcatcagGAAAGAGGAAGGCCCGTCTCTACTCGCCTGCTCTCTGCCTGGCAGATAATGACA GTGACACGTTCAGTAGCAGCTCCAGCACGACGCCGATGGGCAGCCAAGAGTCTCTGTCCTCACACTCCTCTGAGAAGAACGGATTCTCTCAGACCTCTGGTCCGTCCTCTCCCGCCATTGAGCCAGACTTGTCCACCACAGCACAGGTGTCACCTCCTGTGGCGTCCTCCTGTTCCCCGTCCCGCAATTCCTCAAACGGGAATGATCAGAAACACTCGACAGATGTCGCCGCCTCCCCCCACCTCACTCCTTCTTCCAGGACTTCCTCCCAGCTTACTCCAGCCCAGCTAacttcctctgtgtcctcctccatgtcctccttACTTTCTGCAGAGAGGACTCTGTCTGTCAAAGAAAATTCAACTGCCTCCATGTCTTCTGTAAAAGAGTCAAGGTCTCCCTCTGTAGCCTCCTTGTCCTCCGCCTCCATCCAGCACTCTTCAGTGGAGCGCGCCTCCTCTCTCAGGGAGGGTCGACCTATGCAGAGAGTGTcatctgtgtcctctgtgaaGAGCACTCATTCAGTGGATCAGAGAAATGCCTCCCCCACTGTGACAGAAACCAGAGTGACAGACTCCACCTCTCCTCAGCAGTGCAGGAAAAACTACAGGACtgcgtcctcctcctcttcctcgtcctcttcaTTATTTCCATACCGGCTTTCcacatcttcctctctcacctccctACACATCTCTGAGG ATTACAAAAGCTGTTATGGATCAGTACAGAGTCTCATGTCGCTGGAGCCACAAGAGGCAACACGCACACGGAAAACTTCACACATTCGCTGTGGCTCTGATATAATGGGAAAACGCTCTGCAGCCATGACGTCCAGCAACGGCTACCAGAAGCCTGGATCAGT ATTATCAGTCAGGCTGCCGGAGCGTGAGAGTTCAGTGTTCTCCTCAGCATTAGACATATGTTCCTCTGGAAA GGAAGCAAAAGCTCTTTACTCCTGTGAGGCAGAGCACAGCCATGAGCTCAGTTTTCCACAGGGGGCGCTGTTCTCTAATG tgtaCCCGTCAGTGGAACCAGGTTGGCTTCAGGCGACGTACAAGGGCAAAACAGGCCTCATACCTGAGAACTACATCACATACATGTGA
- the arhgap42a gene encoding rho GTPase-activating protein 42 isoform X1, which produces MGLPTLEFSDSFLDSPEFRERLQCHEIELERTNRFIKDLIKDGNMLVSALRSLSLAVQRFSQSLQEFQFECIGDAETDDEISIAQSLKEFSQLLSTMEEERKRLIQNADDVLISPLERFRKEQIGAVKQGKKQFDKETERYYSVLEKHLSLSPKKKESHLHEADSQMSKDRQVFYDASLQYVFKIQEVQERKKFEFVEPLLAFLQGLFTFYHEGYELASEFEPYKQQLQFNLQNARNNFESTRAEVERLMKRIQSAEEDFKAPTCYTMEGYLYIQEKRPLGSVWTRYYCTYQKSSKIFTMSNRESKPASRQNGVVNGPPEMFNLQSCVRRKRDSIDKRFCFDIEVVERHSVITLQALSEANRRLWMEAMDGKEPIYTLPSLLGKKEETFLNEVGLNFVKRCIELVETTDINTLGLYRIEGSNSKVQRLMKSVFASTAPANMQLDADNWDNITTITSGLKNYFRCLAEPLLTYRLHKEFIKAAKHDDQKYRVRAIHALVHKLPEKNKAMLDLLTSHLHKVSCHSGQNMMTVSNLGRMFGLTLMRSQEETVAAMMNMKFQNIVVEIIIENHHKIFSEAPDLSVPLSPSSRSTPRRNKVICLSSGKRKARLYSPALCLADNDSDTFSSSSSTTPMGSQESLSSHSSEKNGFSQTSGPSSPAIEPDLSTTAQVSPPVASSCSPSRNSSNGNDQKHSTDVAASPHLTPSSRTSSQLTPAQLTSSVSSSMSSLLSAERTLSVKENSTASMSSVKESRSPSVASLSSASIQHSSVERASSLREGRPMQRVSSVSSVKSTHSVDQRNASPTVTETRVTDSTSPQQCRKNYRTASSSSSSSSSLFPYRLSTSSSLTSLHISEDYKSCYGSVQSLMSLEPQEATRTRKTSHIRCGSDIMGKRSAAMTSSNGYQKPGSVLSVRLPERESSVFSSALDICSSGKEAKALYSCEAEHSHELSFPQGALFSNVYPSVEPGWLQATYKGKTGLIPENYITYM; this is translated from the exons ATGGGTCTGCCGACGCTGGAGTTCAGTGATTCTTTCCTGGACAGCCCGGAGTTCAGAGAGCGACTGCAGTGCCATGAGATAGAGCTGGAGCGCACCAACAGGTTTATAAAAGACCTCATCAAAGATGGAAACATGCTCGTTTCTGCGCTCAGAA gTCTTTCTCTTGCTGTTCAACGGTTCTCTCAGTCTCTGCAGGAGTTCCAGTTTGAATGTATTGGAGATGCTGAGACTGATGATGAGATCAGTATTG CACAGTCCTTGAAGGAGTTCTCTCAGCTGTTGAGCACcatggaggaggaaagaaaacgACTG ATCCAGAACGCCGATGACGTGTTGATCTCACCACTTGAGAGGTTTCGTAAGGAGCAGATTGGAGCTGTTAAG CAGGGAAAGAAGCAGTttgacaaagagacagagaggtacTACTCTGTTCTGGAGAAACACCTCAGCCTGTCCCCCAAAAAGAAGGAATCGCATCTACACGAG GCTGATTCACAGATGAGTAAGGACAGGCAGGTTTTttatgatgcatcgctgcagtATGTCTTCAAGATCCAAGAagtgcaggagagaaagaagttTGAATTTGTGGAGCCG TTATTAGCCTTCCTGCAGGGTTTATTTACATTCTACCATGAGGGCTACGAACTGGCCAGTGAGTTTGAACCCTacaagcagcagcttcagttcaaCCTACAGAAT GCTCGCAATAACTTTGAAAGTACGCGTGCTGAGGTTGAGAGGCTGATGAAGAGGATCcagtctgcagaggaagacttCAAAGCCCCCACCTGCTATACCATGGAGGGATATCTGTACATACAGGAGAAAC GTCCATTGGGGAGTGTGTGGACCAGATACTACTGTACTTATCAAAAAAGTTCCAAGATATTCACCATGAGCAACAGAGAGTCCAAACCAGCCAGCAGACAG AACGGCGTGGTGAATGGCCCACCCGAGATGTTCAATCTGCAGTCGTGtgtcaggaggaagagggattCAATCGACAAACGCTTCTGCTTCGACATCGAGGTGGTGGAGAG ACACAGCGTCATCACCCTGCAAGCTCTCTCTGAGGCAAACAGGCGGCTGTGGATGGAGGCAATGGATGGAAAAGAACCT ATTTACACTCTGCCTTCTTTGCTGGGTAAAAAGGAGGAGA CATTTCTCAACGAAGTGGGCCTCAACTTTGTTAAGAGGTGTATCGAGCTAGTTGAAACAACAG acatTAACACCTTGGGACTGTACAGGATTGAAGGCTCGAACTCCAAAGTGCAGCGGTTGATGAAGAGTGTGTTTG CATCCACAGCTCCCGCTAACATGCAGCTCGACGCAGACAACTGGGACaacatcaccaccatcaccagcGGCCTAAAGAATTATTTCAG GTGTCTGGCAGAACCACTACTGACCTACAGACTGCATAAAGAATTCATAAAGGCTGCAA AGCATGATGACCAGAAGTACAGAGTGAGAGCAATTCATGCACTTGTTCATAAActaccagaaaaaaacaaagcaatgttgGACCTCTTAACAAGCCACCTCCACAA GGTGTCCTGTCACAGTGGCCAGAACATGATGACTGTGTCCAACCTGGGGAGGATGTTCGGCCTCACGTTGATGAGGTCTCAGGAAGAGACGGTGGCCGCCATGATGAACATGAAGTTTCAGAATATTGTGGTTGAGATTATCATTGAAAACCACCACAAG ATTTTCAGTGAGGCCCCAGACTTGTCAGTGCCGCTATCTCCGTCCTCTCGGTCGACCCCTCGGAGGAACAAGgtcatctgtctgtcatcagGAAAGAGGAAGGCCCGTCTCTACTCGCCTGCTCTCTGCCTGGCAGATAATGACA GTGACACGTTCAGTAGCAGCTCCAGCACGACGCCGATGGGCAGCCAAGAGTCTCTGTCCTCACACTCCTCTGAGAAGAACGGATTCTCTCAGACCTCTGGTCCGTCCTCTCCCGCCATTGAGCCAGACTTGTCCACCACAGCACAGGTGTCACCTCCTGTGGCGTCCTCCTGTTCCCCGTCCCGCAATTCCTCAAACGGGAATGATCAGAAACACTCGACAGATGTCGCCGCCTCCCCCCACCTCACTCCTTCTTCCAGGACTTCCTCCCAGCTTACTCCAGCCCAGCTAacttcctctgtgtcctcctccatgtcctccttACTTTCTGCAGAGAGGACTCTGTCTGTCAAAGAAAATTCAACTGCCTCCATGTCTTCTGTAAAAGAGTCAAGGTCTCCCTCTGTAGCCTCCTTGTCCTCCGCCTCCATCCAGCACTCTTCAGTGGAGCGCGCCTCCTCTCTCAGGGAGGGTCGACCTATGCAGAGAGTGTcatctgtgtcctctgtgaaGAGCACTCATTCAGTGGATCAGAGAAATGCCTCCCCCACTGTGACAGAAACCAGAGTGACAGACTCCACCTCTCCTCAGCAGTGCAGGAAAAACTACAGGACtgcgtcctcctcctcttcctcgtcctcttcaTTATTTCCATACCGGCTTTCcacatcttcctctctcacctccctACACATCTCTGAGG ATTACAAAAGCTGTTATGGATCAGTACAGAGTCTCATGTCGCTGGAGCCACAAGAGGCAACACGCACACGGAAAACTTCACACATTCGCTGTGGCTCTGATATAATGGGAAAACGCTCTGCAGCCATGACGTCCAGCAACGGCTACCAGAAGCCTGGATCAGT ATTATCAGTCAGGCTGCCGGAGCGTGAGAGTTCAGTGTTCTCCTCAGCATTAGACATATGTTCCTCTGGAAA GGAAGCAAAAGCTCTTTACTCCTGTGAGGCAGAGCACAGCCATGAGCTCAGTTTTCCACAGGGGGCGCTGTTCTCTAATG tgtaCCCGTCAGTGGAACCAGGTTGGCTTCAGGCGACGTACAAGGGCAAAACAGGCCTCATACCTGAGAACTACATCACATACATGTGA
- the snrnp35 gene encoding U11/U12 small nuclear ribonucleoprotein 35 kDa protein: protein MVDWSPIAKVYDPLKAGSIDGTDVEPHDRAVWRAMSARYKPNKGVVGDPLLTLFVSRLNPQTTEDKLHQVFSKYGDIQRLRLVRDIVTGFSKGYAFIEYKEERAVVRARRDANKLVVDQHEVFVDFEQERTLKGWVPRRLGGGQGGKKESGQLRFGGRDRPFRKPINLGVGLVQERGGGGGSGGGGGRDWDRLGPRDREDRDRHREAEWGSRGRRDDRDRGRERDDRRHGDRNRHRDRR from the coding sequence atggtcgACTGGAGTCCGATAGCCAAGGTGTACGACCCGCTGAAAGCTGGCAGCATCGACGGCACGGACGTGGAGCCCCACGATCGGGCGGTATGGAGGGCAATGAGTGCCCGCTATAAACCCAACAAAGGCGTTGTTGGAGACCCACTGCTCACCCTGTTTGTGTCCCGACTGAACCCACAGACAACAGAGGATAAACTGCACCAAGTGTTTTCCAAGTACGGAGACATCCAGCGGCTCCGGCTGGTCCGGGACATCGTCACGGGCTTCTCCAAAGGATACGCCTTCATTGAATATAAGGAGGAGCGAGCTGTTGTCCGGGCTCGCCGGGACGCCAACAAGTTGGTGGTAGACCAGCACGAAGTGTTTGTGGATTTTGAACAGGAGAGGACCCTGAAAGGATGGGTCCCCCGGCGGCTCGGCGGTGGGCAGGGTGGGAAGAAAGAGTCCGGACAGCTGCGGTTCGGCGGTAGGGACAGGCCTTTCCGTAAACCCATTAACCTCGGGGTCGGTCTGGTGCAGGAacgaggaggtggtggtggtagtggaggaggaggagggcgggaCTGGGACAGACTAGGgccgagagacagagaggaccgGGACCggcacagagaggctgagtggggcagcagagggaggagagatgaccgggacagaggcagagagagggatgatCGCAGACACGGTGACAGAAACAGGCACCGGGACAGGAGATGA